The genomic window CTTGGCATAGTTGTACTCGCTAGTGGTGAAGGTATCAAGGCCACCTGCGAGGCCGTCGATGGGTGACTCGAATCTgacatcatcgtcgtctggGAAGAGGATGTTGAAGCTGCGGTAGAGCTGAGCAGAGGCGAGGTCGTGGAAGTGCCGGGAGACGAGCGCGCAACATATCAGATCCGACTGGGAACACTATGAGGGCATTAGTAAATGCATCATGTAGGATAAATATACGTCTAGGACTGCGCACATGGGACAAAATCTCCTGTTGAGTCTCGGCCGGGAGATCCAGAAACGTGAGCGCGGTCCTGGGCGGGGTGGCAGCCTCGTCGCCGGCAGCCTCCGCAACCATGATGTATGAGCGGGGGCAGCGTGGCAACTAGGCTGGCTGGACCGACGACAATGGTTGTCGAGAGGTGTTTGTATGCGGAGAAACAATACGCAGTAGGAGGCGCGGGTGAGAGGATAAAGTTGTCGTCTCGAAGCCGGAGCGGATGGTGGATGAAGCGATGGATGGCTCGTCTCGCGATGCGACTTGGGGATGCGATGCGGATGCGCCTGATATTGATGAAGTCGAAAGATGGTCGCCAGTAACGAGAGTCACAAAAAGTTATAGGCTAATACCAAAAAGAGGGAGCCGATGTGGCGATTCCAAAAGGTTATATGTAGGTACCGTAGGCGCTGTCGTTGCTGGCTGTGTGTTGAATATGGGACGGGTTGAGGAGGGACATGGGTTGGGGAGAAGCAAGTCGCAAGTCGCTCTGTCGCGGGTCTCAGGCTCCGGGGTCTTTGTTGGTTGGACCTACCGGCGAAGGGCTAAGATGTGGATGCTGGTTgatgtggatgtggatgtggatgcGGACGGTGGGCGGGGCGGATCAACGATTCCCAGTCAGGGCCCGACAGGTCGGGATATGGTGCTACTTTATTACCACGGCGGTTAAAGGAGTCAATAGATTGACAAAGGCTGGACGGTTTATGGGTCAGAGGTTTTCTAGACTGGTTGCTCAGATATCTATCTTCACAGACAAGCCCTATCCACTATCCGGGTTGCCTTTCAACAGGTAGGCACCTATACTACAAGCAAACCTGCGGCTTGCTCTCCCGACGGCACGAACCGAAAATAGATGAGATTAAGCGTGTACCACCGATGGTCTTGGCGTTTCTCGCTCTCCGGCATTGTGCGACAGAGAGAAAACAGAATGAGACGGCTGTAAATGTCCGAGATGAAAGTCAAATCGCCTTGTCTGCAGGGATCACTGTTGTTTCAACGCAAAGTGCGTTGACAAGTGTATTTTGGAGTCAGCCAGTCAGTCATTCACTCACCCGCTAGCCAGGTATCTTTGTTGGTTAGTGGAGATACTCGGTGCTGTTCTTGAAATCAGAGTCAAGAATACGGTGAAGCCGACAGTGAGGCGTCAGGTCTGCCTGACAATGAATCTGCCGCTGCTGAATTCTCCCACAGACTCCGGGCGATCTCATCGACACGTGGCCATACTTGACTTGCAGCCCTGCCTGTCGGGACCCTGGGCTGTTGGCAATGAGACATCCCATCTGATCTCAGAACGGTAATGGATGTTTAAACATTTACAACCATCCGGGTCACCCGCACTTGCATTTGCGGAGAGGCAACCATGTAATTGGACCGGTGAACACAAAAAGTTGGCAAAATTTTCTGTGCATCAAAGCTTGACCCATAAAGTGTGTGTACTCTGGTTTTTGTGCGAGTGCTTTGGGCACGTTACTCTGCAGCCCCCTTTGTTGCTTGGACTCTGTGTTGGTAGGATGGAAGAAGGTAGTATTCTCATCCAGATATCGCCATGGGACGAACCCGCAGCCCACCCTGAATCACAGGGACAACTGCGAGGCTAAAGCCCGTCGGTTCGGCAATGTACATGATGCATTAGTCGGCTAACTAATAATTCCCATTTCCAGCTGCCCCCAAAATCTACGTGTTGCACTTATTTAGCGTAACTGTCTGGCCCCGCGCCCCGGTGCCCCGTGCGGGTGACGGCACATTGACCCGAATCGATTGTCGATCGAACGTTCAGAGAGGCTGTTGCCCGTATTTATTGGGGGCTGTGTTTGAGGTCTAGGCATTTTTAGAACCCATAATACCTGCAAGTGACGATAATTTGCTACCCCGTAAATGGACCAAATACTACATTGTGTACCTAAGCGATGTCGAGTTTCTCAGGCTTTCGTTCCCCTTGCAGAGCCGTCTCCAGGGTACGGGATGCACAGATGCATCGGGAGATGGGACCCTCCACATGCCGTTGGGACGACGAATACCGTGTGACTCAACTCTGAAACTGAAATTATCTCTGGATCAAGGATTGCAGTCGGGTTGGCCAATTCTCGCGCAGCCAACACTCTCCTTTAACCTGGACAACTCATGGGCTAAAGTAGTCCAGCCTGGGCACAGGTATAGAATCTGATGCTGGCGACAAGTTGCCACAGCCTGTGTTGGTGTTACAAGGAAGCGTCTTGACGAAATCATCGGACTAGCTCGACAAAAAAGCCAAAGAATAGACAAGAAAGAGACAATATGCCTGTCATGGTGTGATCATCAGCGTAACTTTAGCAGCCAAGATTGTAAGATCGGTTGGCTCTAGAATATGATGAAACccgagctggagaaggatcTTCCACTCCCCGTCCTCGAAACTGCGGCTCCAGGTCCCACCTACAGGGCTGTGTCTGGCCCCTTCAATCAGCGCTCAAGCATGGACAGGACAGTGGTCGCCTGGGGCCTGGGCAGACCCCAAATCCTTCGAGACTTTCCATATCTTCCAATTCATCCCACCATGGAGGCCCTTCTTCCCTGAGTCACCTTCAACATCTCCCTCGCTGTCGTTACCTATCCTCTCGCTAGACTTCGAGTCACAACCTCGCATTCGTCTTCTTCGCTGGCAACTGACGTGGCCGTCCCGTCTCCAAGCTGTTTCACTCTTGCTTGTCGCCACGCTCTAGCCGCACCTCCACCTTCCGGTTTTCGCAGACCATACAAGACACCTCTTGAACAAAACCGCACATTTGAGGCCCCTTTTACCTGCCAGCATCATGGCCGAGACCGAGGAGCCCCAGTTCAACAGTCTGGCTGAGAGAATTGCCGCTCTCAAGAAGCAACAGAGTTTCACTGGCGCCCCGAGTCCTGAGCCCTTTCGCAAGCGGCCTCCCCCTCCACCCCCTCCCGGCCGTCCTGCGGTTGAGGCCAGGAGCCAGACGGTGCCAACCATTTCAACAACAGCTGATGCCCCCGTTAAAAGCAATCCATTGATTCCTCCGAGGCCCAAGAGGATCGTTTCGACTCCTGCTGTAGAGCAAACTATAGCAGAATCTCCACATGATGAGGCCCAACATCGTCGTCCTGGGGGCCCACCTCCGCTCCCAAGTCGCACATCGTCGATGCAGCCAGCGCCGACCTTGCCACCGCGGCGCGCCTCGACACAACCTCCTGGGTTGATGGTCAGGcgtggctctggctcttcaGAGCTATCTCAGCATTCCACATTATCTACACTGTCTGCAGGGCGGCCCCCTTCGTCAATTACAAGCCAAGGTTCTGAAGGCACGCCTGGGCACAAGCTACCTCCAGCTTATGATCCAGCAAGCCTCCCAAAGTTACCGCCAACTCGAAGGGAACGAGAGGAGGCTGCAGCTGCCGCCAAGGCAGTAAAGACCAAGCGGTCTATACCTTCACTTCGGCCTCCCAAGAGTGCCGAGCCTGCACTGCCGCCACGGCCAAGCCTTCCACCAAGACTCCCTTCGCGCCCAGCCAAGCCACAGGCGAGTGCCGTTCCCGAGCCTCAGGAGACAGCCCAGCCCAAGAAACTGCCTCCTAGGACAACTGCAAACACCAAAACAAACACCAAAGCCCCCATTATTATTGGATTCTCGTCCGGACGGAAGCCGTCACATGGAGATGACTCCCAAGAACCCCCGATACCGACCGTGCGACCTCGTATACCTAGCCGTCCACGCTCAGAGGATGAGCCTCCGCCAATCCCTACCTCATCGCGCCCCTCAGCGGCCCAGATCGAGGCATTCACGGTCCGAGCTGCTACTCCAATAGCGCCGGTATACGGTTGCCTCATTTGTCGAGATTGGAGTGGCCCCGATACCGTGGCAGCGCAATATCCTAGGGGTTCGTTGCCGAGAACCGACCCTACTGGGTATTTGGCAAAGGTGCTCTGTGACCCATTCCCGTCTTATACGGACAAGGCGCGAGCCATATTCACCTGGTTCCATCATAACATTGACTACGACACGGCCGCATTTTTCGGCAATAATGTCAGACACATGACTGCCGAGGACACTATCTTCACTGGAAAAGCCGTCTGCGCAGGGTACGCAGAGACATACAAGGCGATCGCAAACAGAGCTGGGCTCGAATGCGTCGTTGTTACTGGCCATGGAAAGGGATTCGGATACACACCACTCAAGAAGGGTGAGCGTCCTCCGCCGGCCAAGCCAGACGGGCATGCCTGGAACGCAGTCCGCATCGATGGCGGGGATTGGAAGCTTTTGGACGCTTGCTGGGGTGCCGGTCATGTGTGCGGACAAAACTACACGGCCAAGTTTTCGCCTGTGCAGTTCGTAAGTTCCAACGAGGATTTTGGCAGAAGACATTTCCCAGCCGAGTCACGCTATCAATTCCGCTCCGACGGCCAGGTTGTGGGTTGGGACGCGTACTACACCGGCGGCATCGATGGGGAACCCCATACGATGTGCGGGACAACTGCAGATGAAGGAATTGCCGAGTATAGCGTGGAGCCGAAACAACTCCATCTCTCCGTCGACAGCGGCGAGATCGTGCGGTTTCAGTTCTCCAAAGCCTGCGAACACTGGTCATCCAAGATGAACGGCGGCAAGGAACGCCTAGTGATCCTCAGCCTCCCCCGTGGCGAGGGAACTCGCGACGAAATGGTGCCACTGCAGACTGACGGCTATTGGTATTGGATCGATGTCAATGCGAAGGACCTGGGTCCTCGGGGCAAGTCGGTTAGGCTGATTGTCCTGACAAAATTCGGCGATCATGACCCGAGGGGTGTCACGGGTGACGAGTTCCTTGCCAAGATCGGCAGATACGCAATGCAGTGGGAGTACCTTGTAACCTGGGATTTGGTTTGAGGTCTGGTGGTATATTCAACATGGTTGATGTGGAGTCTTGGGGTTGGCATAATACTACAAGTTGCAAAGACTCTTACGATATAGACGCCAAGATAGTAGGTCAAACTAGGAATCTTCCGGCCTGCATTGACATGCACGAACCAACGATGACCAGCGTTCTGGAACACAGGTGCCATTTATTGGTTGGGGTTTGCTAAGTGCTGTATTCCCAGCATAAAGCCGGAATGGCGCTGGAATATTATCGCCAAGTTATGCGGCAACGCGGCTGTTTCTTGGAAATCGGCACCAATACGGCGTAAGTCCAAATAATCGAACGTGAGGCTCATACATGACTTCATCCATGCAGCCTCATTTGTGGTTTGAGAGTCTGGAAACTCTTTCTCAGAATTTGACATCACGCACAAGTACCCAGTATCAATCAGCATGATCATGACCGACACCACTATTACAAATGCTCAACTGATGTAGTGGGGATATACTTTCAAACCTCCACAATTAGATCCATGCGAGTAAGCTGCTTGATACCCCGAGATgatttctcttttctccgTCGTCAGCCTTTCTTCTGCTGTGGGTTCTGCAACCGTGAAACCTGAGGGAGGGGTGTGATGTTatggatgatggaggcaTGCGGTCGCAACTTCCTCCAATTCTAATGCAGCCGGCCTCGGAAGGAAAGAGCACCTCAGACCACCCAAGTTCTTCCAGTTTTTGTTATGGAGACCTTGTATCATCAACGCTTTGCGCACTGACTGGGACTGGGACATACATCGGATTGCAACATGCTTGGCTCGGCAGAAAGAATCACAATCACACTATCACCGTAAGACTCAAAGACCTCTCAAGCAATCACGTGGGTCTCTGGTGAGACTCGGATGGAGGGCTCGTGGATACAGACTGACAGGATTCTTTGCCCTTTCACCGAAGGTTCCGCCCGCCACAAAAGCCAGAGGCTGGCTCGAACGGTCATGGTCGCATGCGGGAAATCTCGGTAGCCCTCGTGTGTGGTCTCGGACGACCGAAAGGACCCCTACGGCGAGGACAGAGAAGCAGCCAAGAAACGGCCAAGAGACACCAAGAACGAACCAAGCTTTTAGCGGCTCGGCTTTTTGTCTGCGGACGTGACCGTCTTGGGTCAAGCCCTTGACTCTTCCACGGGGCAAAATCGACTATCCCCGCACTTCTCGAGGGCTAGATTGGAGGGGAGGACTCGAGACCTTGAGGCCTTGGGGCAGGTGATTGGGGCGTCGCGGCGCGCCATTGGACCATCACTtttgaggacaaggagatgcTTGCCAAGATGGCACCTCTCTCCGACATTCTCGACTAACTGTGGGCAGCTTTCTCGGCCGTATCTTGGCCACAAAGCCGTGCTGCCGATGACGAGAGCGAGGGGGCAATTGGGGAGACTGGCCTGCCTGCACACGCACACAGCCCCGAGGCCTGCAGACGCCTGCAGCGCAGCTTCTACGCAGGCCATCCATCGACGTCTGCGGGCCTGCTCTACCGGGTGGAGATGTCCGAGAAATTAGGTCTAGGCGAGTACGCGACGGCCTATCAGCACCGCAACAGACGACGCCTGGGACTTCTTGGCGGCCAAGATAGGCGCCGTTTGCCAGACTTGTGGCTGTTGCCAGAGTGGATCGCCCAGAAGCCAAGTTCACCAGCAAGATGGCGTCCGGCCGATAAGCCCGGTCATCGCTTGGACGGCTTAGGCTCGTCATTCTACGCCATCCCAGTCCCAGCATGGCCAGAGTATATAACCCCGGGCCCCAGGTTTTGGCCCCTTGTCCTCTGGATCTCCAGCGTCACCGAGTGACCCATCGCGACCAAAGATCGAAATGATCTCATACAATGCTCGTAACCAGAGGATAGAAGCCTGGGTCAACGCGGCCACCGAAGAAAGCGAAGACGCCGCCCCCACAGACCCCGAAGCCCGCGACCTGCATGACCAGGAGAAAGCCCAGCGAATCGAACATGAGGATCTGTGTCGTGAGAATAAGCAGGTAGGTCCCGCATCGTCGGCCCAACCTCCATGCCGGCAATCAATGtgttgcttgcttgttgTATCGTCGAGTGCCGTTTTGTTCTGACTTGTGATTGTGTAAAAGACCTACAAGGGCCGCGTTTTGCTATGGCTCGCTCTCCAGAGTACCGGTGTCGTCTATGGTGACATTGGCACCAGCCCTCTCTACGTCTTCAGCTCGACCTTTACCGAACAACCATCATGGAAAGACCTCGTGGGCGCCCTGTCAATAATCATCTGGTCGCTCACCCTCATCGTGACTGTCAAGTACTGCTTCATTGTGCTGTCAGCCGATGATGACGGCCAGGGAGGCACCTTTGCCGTCTACTCGTTGCTCGCCCGCTATGCCAACATTGTCCGAACCGACCCCAGCGGCCCCGAGAGGATTGTGGTGCGCCTGGACCGCGAAACTGGCGCCGAATTGCCGCCAGCCGGGAGGATAGTACGAGACTTCCTCGAACGGAGTCGAGCCGCGAAGGCGGTCCTCAAGACTGTCGGTATCCTGGGAGTcgccatggtcatggccgATAGCGTCTTGACACCCGCCCAGTCCGTACTGGGCGCCATCCAGGGCATTCAGGTTGTGAGGCCCGATCTGGGAAGGTCTGCCATCGTGGGAATTAGCTGCGCGATactcgtcttcctcttcctaCTCCAACCACTCGGGACATCCAAGATTGGTACGACCTTCGCGCCAGTGGTCATGGTCTggctcttcttcaactttgccGTCGGCATTGTTAACCTCGTCCGATACGATCACACCGTGCTCAAGGCCTTTAGCCCACACTACGCCTTTACGTATTTGATCCGAAACGACTCGAGCGGCTGGAAGTCCCTGGGCGGTTTGCTGTTGGCATTCACAGGTGTCGAATCTCTCTTTGCAGACCTGGGTGCCTTTGGGAAAAGGGCCATTCAGCTCTCCTGGCTGGTCCTGGCCTACCCTTGCCTGCTTATCACATACTGTGGTCAAGCTGCCTTCATTGCCCACGACAAGGATGAGACGGCCTTCACGAACCCTTTCTTCCGTACAGTGCCCGAAGGCAGCTTCTATTTCAGCCTGATCATTGCGATTCTTGCAGCTATTGTTGCTAGCCAGGCCTTGATCACCAGTTCATTCCAACTCATCTCGCAGCTTATGAGGCTGAGCTACTTCCCACATATCAAGACAGTTCACACCAGTCGCCAGTTCCACGACCAGATTTACATGCCCTTTGCGAACTGGCTGCTGATGATCGGCACTGTCGTGGTCACAGCTGTCTACAATAACGTAAGTTGGTCCTTACGACTCTAATTTGACCATGTTCTGACCTACTTTGGAATAGACAACGAGTCTGGGCCATGCCTACGGTGCCTGCGTCATTCTCGTCACGTTTATCACGACTTGTCTAGTATCTCTAGTGGCCCTCATCGTTTGGCGAGTGCCGACCTTGGTTGTGCTGTTTGGATTCCTAGTCTTCATTCTCCTGGACAGCATCTACCTCAGCGCTGCAATGAACAAGGTACCAGATGGCGGTTGGTTCGCCATCGTGCTATCCTTCATTCTTTCAACCGTCTTCATACTCTGGCGATGGGGTAAGGAGCAACAATGGGAGGCGGAAATCAAGGATGTGGTAGATCCGGCCGACTTTCTGCTTTCGTCCCGCAGCACCTCTCGCAACAACTCGATTGCTAGAGAGGCGGGAGATAGTTCGATCCGTTCGGTCCGTCTTCGACTTGCCCCCGAGTTTGGAGGCGGAAGCATCACGCCGGCCCCAGGTCTCGGCATCTTCTTCGACAAGgttggcggcagcggcgatCACATCCCAAAAGTGTTTACACAATTCATCCGAAAATTCCAGACTCGGCCGCAGGTTATTGTCTTCTTCCACATGCGGCCCCTGTCTCAACCCACAGTGCCCTACGACCAGCGATTCGTCATTTCTCGGGTCACGACCAAGATCCCCTCCTGCTATCAGATTGTGCTGCGACATGGTTACATGGATGACATTCTTACACCAAACCTGGCCCGTATCATCGTGAATGAGCTTATGACGTTCATCACGAGGGGCCCGTTCCCACCAGATGAAAGCGACTTGCCTCCGGATGTACGAGACGAGCTGGATGCCCTTCGGTCCGCGGAGGAGGCCCAAACGGTATATCTCATGGGCAAGCAAACGATGCGAGTGCAGAAACGAGAGAAACGATCACTCAAGAACATTTGCCGACGCGTGGCGCTTGAAGCATTCTTGTGGATCAGGGAGAATTCGAGAACCAAGCTGGCCAACCTAGACATTGACCCCGACAGTCTCGTTGAGGTGGGCTTTGTAAAGGAGATATAAGGGAGGgcgattatatttttttttatgaAGCGATACCCGGCATACACTACGgataaagaagaagctggagtTTTTGGATTTTgtttttccttcttttcaGTTTTGATTTCTGGGCAGGACATCTGAGCAACAAAAAAACACCCAAAAGGCGCTTTGTCGGTTTTTATATCTATCTGggatggttggttggtttggGGGGCTAAACTgaagattatttatattgTTCGGGAACTTGGGTAGCTTCGACGATGTTTACGAATCTCTCCACTTCGATCCTGTCGCCGGGGTCGCTTTTGCTTAGATAGTACGGAAAGGGGTTGATATACCCAAAAAGCAATTGCAATTGAAACGATGAATGATCTCAGTTCTTGATCCTGGGCCTGTTCTGATGATATTGATGTGTTTGAGACGAAGATGAAGGCTCGAGACAATCTAATAAGCTTAGATTGCCATGGCGTTTGGACATTCCAGACATGAAGATGGATACGCAACTTGGATTCTCAGGCATCACAGGCTAGATGCACTCATGATGTCATTCCTTAGTTGTTGGCTGTATCTCACCATGGAAAATCTTTGTGTATGAAAGCGAGTATTTTGATGTATCTCCCCTGAGACTTTATTCATTAGATTGTGTCAGGTTTGCAGAACTTCAATACTCTGTGCCATATATTTACCCCTGGTGCTAACTACAGTCGAAGCCACCCAACGTCACCAACCCTTTACCACTTAAAGTTCTCCCTCTTCCGTATCCTGCCTCCATACTTGTACACAATCGTAGGGATAGGGATCAAcgcgatggcgatgaaacCCAACAGCGAGTTCCCCCAGCCGACGCCAAGGGATGTAAACATCTCTGGTCCAGCGAGGGGCAGGAATGCAGCCACGACGCTGCGCATGACGGAAAATGCGGCGAGAGCACTGGCGGCGTAATGGGCATAAGCGTCGATCAGGTACGCCTGGATGGGCATCCACGTCCCCacgatgccgatgccaaACGGCACCAGACCGATGACAGGGACGATCCAGTGAACTGCCTTGTCGGCGGACCAACCGTACCAGAAGAAGGTTATAGGGAAGATAAAGGCAAAGTAGATGCAGTCCGGGAGGCGCATCTCGGGCTCGTAGACGCCGTTGTTGGCCTTTGTCATGCGGACGACCGTCTTGTCGGACAAGGCTGAGAAGACGGAGAGCCCAACCATGTAGCCGATGAGCAGGGAGAGGTAGACGATGCCTGTTATGCCGATGGACCAGTGGTAGCTGCCCTGGAATACCATGGGGATAGTGTTGAAGAGGAGGTAGAGGCATCCGTACGAAAAGGCGATGTAGAGCGACACCCCAAACACGATGGGGGAACTGAAGAGTAGACGGAGGGGTCGTGTGAGGCCATTGAGGAGGATTCGACGACGAGTCAAGACGGGGGCGGATGGATCGATGTAGCAGCTGCGTAGCTCTGGACGGTTGAGCTCCTTTCGAAGACGCCTCGTCTTTCGGCGGATGAGGACTTGGTGGTTCGTCTCGCAGCtcaggatggcgatggcgatgacgatgatggtggcAGGAATAAAGGTGATCCAGTTGACCCAACGCCATCCTATAGTTTCAGCGACGAAGCCGCCAATGACTGGCGCGGTCGAGGGACCGATCATGGTTCCAATCATCCAGAGGGTCATGGCCTTGCCTCGTTCACTGACAGGGAAGAGGTCGGCGACGATGGCACCTCCAACGGTCTGGGAAGCAGAGCCACCAAGGCCACACATGAAgcggaagaagatgagggtGTCGAGAGATGGGGCGAGGGCACATCCTATAAGCCAGGCGCAGAAGAAGGCATTCGcgccggtgatgatgatgtgtcGGCCATAGATCTCGGACAAGggcgagaggaagaggggacCAACAGCATAACCTAACAGGAAGATGCTAACAGGCATGGAACTCTTAGTTAGGTCGGTCTCGTGGTATGTCTCCGCAACGTAGGAGATTGTCGGTGCCAAGATGGAAGATGCAAAGGGCGTCATGAAGGTGATGGCAGAGAGGAGGCCAGTGATGAACCACTTGCGCGACTGAGAGAAGTTAAGGGGGTGTTGAGGATCATGCTGGCTCTCCCAGCCTACTACGCCATTGTCTAGGTCCATGACTGGGTGTACAGGCGGCGGTAGTCTCTCTCTCGTCTTGCTCTTGGCTAGAGAGAGGCGGCTGATGATGCTGCGATGTGTCTTGCGGCTGGCATTTGTCGCTCGAGTTTCGATCCTCTCAGCTTGAATCATGTCCTATGAATATA from Fusarium falciforme chromosome 2, complete sequence includes these protein-coding regions:
- a CDS encoding TGc domain-containing protein; this translates as MAETEEPQFNSLAERIAALKKQQSFTGAPSPEPFRKRPPPPPPPGRPAVEARSQTVPTISTTADAPVKSNPLIPPRPKRIVSTPAVEQTIAESPHDEAQHRRPGGPPPLPSRTSSMQPAPTLPPRRASTQPPGLMVRRGSGSSELSQHSTLSTLSAGRPPSSITSQGSEGTPGHKLPPAYDPASLPKLPPTRREREEAAAAAKAVKTKRSIPSLRPPKSAEPALPPRPSLPPRLPSRPAKPQASAVPEPQETAQPKKLPPRTTANTKTNTKAPIIIGFSSGRKPSHGDDSQEPPIPTVRPRIPSRPRSEDEPPPIPTSSRPSAAQIEAFTVRAATPIAPVYGCLICRDWSGPDTVAAQYPRGSLPRTDPTGYLAKVLCDPFPSYTDKARAIFTWFHHNIDYDTAAFFGNNVRHMTAEDTIFTGKAVCAGYAETYKAIANRAGLECVVVTGHGKGFGYTPLKKGERPPPAKPDGHAWNAVRIDGGDWKLLDACWGAGHVCGQNYTAKFSPVQFVSSNEDFGRRHFPAESRYQFRSDGQVVGWDAYYTGGIDGEPHTMCGTTADEGIAEYSVEPKQLHLSVDSGEIVRFQFSKACEHWSSKMNGGKERLVILSLPRGEGTRDEMVPLQTDGYWYWIDVNAKDLGPRGKSVRLIVLTKFGDHDPRGVTGDEFLAKIGRYAMQWEYLVTWDLV
- a CDS encoding MFS domain-containing protein, with amino-acid sequence MSSGSEKGEASGSIREKNTAAVEDKEATLSPPSVISDKDDEINEKKGRGSPEDFDIEAQDDMIQAERIETRATNASRKTHRSIISRLSLAKSKTRERLPPPVHPVMDLDNGVVGWESQHDPQHPLNFSQSRKWFITGLLSAITFMTPFASSILAPTISYVAETYHETDLTKSSMPVSIFLLGYAVGPLFLSPLSEIYGRHIIITGANAFFCAWLIGCALAPSLDTLIFFRFMCGLGGSASQTVGGAIVADLFPVSERGKAMTLWMIGTMIGPSTAPVIGGFVAETIGWRWVNWITFIPATIIVIAIAILSCETNHQVLIRRKTRRLRKELNRPELRSCYIDPSAPVLTRRRILLNGLTRPLRLLFSSPIVFGVSLYIAFSYGCLYLLFNTIPMVFQGSYHWSIGITGIVYLSLLIGYMVGLSVFSALSDKTVVRMTKANNGVYEPEMRLPDCIYFAFIFPITFFWYGWSADKAVHWIVPVIGLVPFGIGIVGTWMPIQAYLIDAYAHYAASALAAFSVMRSVVAAFLPLAGPEMFTSLGVGWGNSLLGFIAIALIPIPTIVYKYGGRIRKRENFKW